In one Aquabacterium sp. OR-4 genomic region, the following are encoded:
- the metG gene encoding methionine--tRNA ligase, translating to MTRKLFVTTALPYANAAFHIGHMMEYIQADTWVRAQRMRGAQVDFVCADDAHGAPIMIAAEKAGLTPQQFVAGIAAGRAQYLDGFHIAFDNWHSTDAPENHTLAQDIYRALRKNELIEVRSIEQFFDPDKGMFLPDRFIKGECPKCGSKDQYGDNCEVCGAVYQPTELKNPFSALSGATPVLRTSEHYFFKLSDPRCVEFLEQWTQDGKLQPEVANKVKEWFARDDDGKAQLGDWDISRDAPYFGIEIPDAPGKYFYVWLDAPVGYLASLKNLLDKRGEDLDAYLADAQREQVHFIGKDIVTFHTLFWPAMLKFSGRKVPDQVFVHGHLTVHNEKMSKSRGTGISPLRYLELGLDAEWLRYYICAKLNARVEDLDFNPADFIARVNSDLVGKYINIASRAAGFLSKRFGGRLSADCGVEGRQLLDGLRAHAATVEELYETREFGKAVREIMLLADRVNEYVDQHKPWELARKPEADARLHDVCSVCIEAFRLLTIYLKPMLPALAVRVESFLNVAPLQFADAQRALGAHTIGAYQHLMQRVDAARLEALLTPPEPAAAAAAPATAAATPPGGEAVAAEIGIDAFTAVDLRVARIANAEFVDGSTKLLRLTLDVGEGRMRNVFSGIRSAYPDPAALVGKLTVMVANLAPRKMKFGLSEGMVLAASHADEKTTPGIFILEPHAGAVPGMRIR from the coding sequence ATGACCCGCAAGCTCTTCGTCACCACCGCCCTGCCCTATGCCAACGCGGCCTTCCACATCGGCCACATGATGGAGTACATCCAGGCCGACACCTGGGTGCGGGCACAGCGCATGCGGGGCGCGCAGGTGGATTTCGTCTGCGCCGACGACGCGCATGGCGCGCCGATCATGATCGCCGCCGAAAAGGCCGGCCTCACGCCGCAGCAGTTCGTGGCCGGCATCGCCGCCGGGCGCGCCCAGTACCTCGACGGCTTCCACATCGCCTTCGACAACTGGCACAGCACCGACGCGCCCGAGAACCACACGCTGGCGCAGGACATCTACCGCGCGCTGCGCAAGAACGAGCTGATCGAGGTGCGCTCGATCGAGCAGTTCTTCGACCCCGACAAGGGCATGTTCCTGCCCGACCGCTTCATCAAGGGCGAATGCCCCAAGTGCGGCTCGAAGGACCAGTACGGCGACAACTGCGAGGTCTGCGGCGCCGTCTACCAGCCCACCGAGCTGAAGAACCCGTTTTCGGCGCTGAGCGGCGCCACGCCGGTGCTGCGCACCAGCGAGCACTACTTCTTCAAGCTCAGCGACCCGCGCTGCGTCGAGTTTCTCGAGCAGTGGACGCAGGACGGCAAACTGCAGCCCGAGGTGGCCAACAAGGTCAAGGAGTGGTTCGCGCGCGATGACGACGGCAAGGCCCAGCTCGGCGACTGGGACATCAGCCGCGATGCGCCCTACTTCGGCATCGAGATCCCCGATGCGCCGGGCAAGTACTTCTATGTGTGGCTGGATGCGCCGGTGGGCTACCTGGCCTCGCTGAAGAACCTGCTGGACAAGCGCGGCGAGGATCTGGACGCCTACCTGGCCGACGCGCAGCGCGAGCAGGTGCACTTCATCGGCAAGGACATCGTCACCTTCCACACCCTGTTCTGGCCGGCGATGCTCAAGTTCAGCGGCCGCAAGGTGCCCGACCAGGTCTTCGTGCATGGCCACCTGACCGTGCACAACGAGAAGATGAGCAAGAGCCGGGGCACCGGCATCAGCCCGCTGCGCTACCTCGAGCTGGGCCTGGATGCCGAGTGGCTGCGCTACTACATCTGCGCCAAGCTCAATGCCCGCGTGGAAGATCTCGACTTCAACCCGGCCGACTTCATCGCCCGCGTCAACAGCGACCTGGTGGGCAAGTACATCAACATCGCCAGCCGCGCCGCGGGCTTTTTGAGCAAGCGCTTCGGCGGCCGGCTGTCGGCCGACTGCGGCGTCGAGGGCCGCCAGCTGCTGGACGGCCTGCGCGCCCATGCCGCCACGGTGGAAGAGCTGTACGAGACACGCGAGTTCGGCAAGGCCGTGCGCGAGATCATGCTGCTGGCCGACCGGGTGAACGAGTACGTCGACCAGCACAAGCCCTGGGAGCTGGCCAGGAAGCCCGAGGCCGACGCCCGGCTGCACGATGTGTGCTCGGTGTGCATCGAGGCCTTCCGCCTGCTCACGATCTACCTCAAGCCCATGCTGCCGGCGCTGGCCGTGCGGGTGGAGAGCTTCCTGAACGTGGCGCCGCTGCAGTTTGCCGACGCGCAGCGCGCGCTCGGCGCGCACACCATCGGCGCCTACCAGCACCTGATGCAGCGGGTGGACGCGGCCAGGCTCGAGGCGCTGCTCACGCCGCCCGAGCCGGCCGCCGCCGCTGCAGCCCCGGCCACCGCGGCGGCCACCCCGCCCGGTGGCGAGGCCGTGGCGGCCGAGATCGGCATCGATGCGTTCACCGCGGTCGACCTGCGGGTGGCCCGCATCGCCAACGCCGAGTTCGTGGACGGCAGCACCAAGCTGCTGCGGCTGACGCTGGATGTCGGCGAAGGCCGCATGCGCAACGTCTTCAGCGGCATCCGCAGCGCCTACCCCGACCCGGCCGCCCTGGTGGGCAAGCTCACCGTGATGGTGGCCAACCTGGCACCGCGCAAGATGAAGTTCGGCCTCAGCGAAGGCATGGTGCTGGCCGCCAGCCACGCCGACGAAAAAACCACGCCGGGCATCTTCATCCTCGAGCCCCACGCCGGCGCCGTGCCGGGCATGCGCATCCGCTGA
- a CDS encoding methyl-accepting chemotaxis protein, which yields MGRDASSPGAAAAFFRPGVALFQRLRFPAKAAVISLCFALPIAILLALLSGSMTANIEFARKERDGVAVMQRLTPALQGILATRNATRAMLGGHATQTDYQQARDTTDAALKALLQHLTDSHDPLGLQPRVRELHQRWQQTAQSSHGVDDKGRTVFGPVSAAMVELLQQVGDDSNLVLDPDVDSFYTVNALVLTLPRLAEDLGQVWGWGSFAAAKGDFGSAEARNRYIGWMASAAVYARDLRAHLEHAAKANPDIAAALDTAPLDAAQAYLQQAEAIGRAPAELAAAGVYAGGGQAIAQLFKLYEKGLPALDGLLAQRIDRLARERNLAFAVVGAGLLLAAYLMLSFYRVMDGGVRRLTGHIEAMRDGCLAEPLQPEGGDEIARLTDSLEQMRGNLQGIVRAVRDAADALQASAEQVSGGAGDLSSRTEANAAALEETAASMEQIAATVKQSADASRTAATLANDNAATAGHGGAMVAEVVTTMVAVRTASARIADIVGVIDGLAFRTNLLALNAAVEAARAGDQGKGFAVVATEVRALAQRSAHAAREIRSLIGGSVDTVAQCTERVQAAGSTMAEVVRNADRIKRLLAEISGGASEQSAGVAHVGSALQDLDGSTQHNARLVHDTAATAHAMRQQALRLSAGVARFSV from the coding sequence GTGGGGCGCGATGCCTCGTCGCCCGGCGCGGCCGCGGCCTTCTTCCGCCCGGGCGTGGCGCTGTTCCAGCGTTTGCGCTTTCCGGCCAAGGCGGCGGTCATCTCGCTGTGTTTTGCGCTGCCCATCGCCATCTTGCTGGCGCTGCTGTCGGGCAGCATGACCGCCAACATCGAATTCGCCCGCAAGGAGCGCGATGGCGTGGCCGTGATGCAGCGCCTGACCCCGGCGCTGCAGGGCATCCTGGCCACGCGCAATGCCACCCGCGCCATGCTGGGCGGCCATGCCACGCAGACCGACTACCAGCAGGCCCGCGACACCACCGACGCCGCGCTGAAGGCCTTGCTGCAGCACCTGACCGACAGCCACGACCCGCTGGGGCTGCAGCCGCGCGTGCGCGAGCTGCACCAGCGCTGGCAGCAAACAGCCCAGTCCAGCCACGGCGTCGACGACAAGGGCCGCACCGTGTTCGGCCCGGTCAGTGCGGCCATGGTCGAGCTGCTGCAGCAGGTGGGCGACGACTCGAACCTGGTGCTCGACCCCGATGTCGACAGCTTCTACACCGTCAATGCGCTGGTGCTGACCCTGCCGCGACTGGCCGAAGACCTGGGCCAGGTGTGGGGCTGGGGCAGCTTTGCGGCCGCCAAGGGCGACTTCGGCAGCGCCGAGGCGCGCAACCGCTACATCGGCTGGATGGCCAGCGCCGCGGTCTATGCGCGCGATCTGCGGGCGCACCTCGAGCATGCCGCCAAGGCCAACCCGGACATCGCCGCCGCACTCGACACCGCACCGCTGGACGCGGCCCAGGCCTACCTCCAGCAGGCCGAGGCCATCGGCCGCGCGCCGGCCGAGCTGGCCGCTGCCGGGGTGTATGCCGGCGGCGGCCAGGCGATCGCGCAGCTGTTCAAGCTGTACGAAAAGGGCCTGCCCGCGCTGGACGGCCTGCTGGCCCAGCGCATCGACCGCCTGGCGCGCGAGCGCAACCTGGCCTTTGCCGTGGTGGGCGCCGGCCTGCTGCTGGCGGCCTACCTGATGCTGAGCTTCTACCGCGTGATGGATGGCGGTGTGCGCCGGCTCACCGGCCACATCGAGGCCATGCGCGACGGCTGCCTGGCCGAGCCGCTGCAGCCCGAAGGTGGCGACGAGATCGCCCGGCTGACCGACTCGCTGGAGCAGATGCGCGGCAACCTGCAAGGCATCGTGCGCGCGGTGCGCGACGCGGCCGACGCGCTGCAGGCCAGCGCCGAGCAGGTGAGCGGCGGCGCGGGCGATTTGTCCAGCCGCACCGAGGCCAATGCCGCGGCGCTGGAGGAAACCGCCGCGTCGATGGAGCAGATCGCCGCCACCGTCAAGCAGAGCGCCGATGCCAGCCGCACCGCCGCCACGCTGGCGAATGACAACGCCGCCACCGCCGGCCACGGCGGCGCGATGGTGGCCGAGGTGGTCACCACCATGGTGGCGGTGCGCACCGCCTCGGCGCGCATTGCCGACATCGTGGGCGTGATCGACGGCCTGGCCTTCCGCACCAATCTGCTGGCGCTCAATGCCGCGGTCGAGGCGGCGCGCGCCGGCGACCAGGGCAAGGGCTTTGCCGTGGTGGCCACCGAGGTGCGCGCACTGGCGCAGCGGTCGGCCCACGCGGCGCGCGAGATCCGCAGCCTGATCGGTGGCAGCGTCGACACCGTGGCGCAGTGCACCGAGCGGGTCCAGGCCGCCGGCAGCACCATGGCCGAGGTGGTGCGCAACGCCGATCGCATCAAGCGCCTGCTGGCCGAGATCTCCGGCGGCGCCAGCGAGCAGAGCGCCGGCGTGGCCCATGTCGGCAGCGCGCTGCAGGATCTGGACGGCAGCACCCAGCACAACGCCCGCCTGGTGCACGACACCGCGGCCACCGCGCACGCCATGCGCCAGCAGGCGCTGCGCCTGAGCGCGGGCGTGGCCCGCTTCAGCGTCTGA
- the apbC gene encoding iron-sulfur cluster carrier protein ApbC gives MPTAVVEADLLAALKSVTDPHTGKDFVSNRQLKNLRIDGDDVAFDLELGYPAKSLHGPLRKQLIEAARKVPGVGNVSVNVSSRIVAHAAQRGVQLLAGVKNIIAVASGKGGVGKSTTAANLALALAAEGATVGMLDADIYGPSQPMMLGISGRPESVDGQSIEPMEGHGLQVASIGFLVDDDQAMIWRGPMATQALDQLLRQTRWRELDYLIVDMPPGTGDIQLTLSQRVPITGALIVTTPQDIALLDAKKGIAMFDKVGVPILGIVENMAVYCCPNCGHTEHIFGADGGKTMAAERGIDYLGALPLNRSIREQADAGRPTLVSEPDGEISALYKSMARQVAVKIAEKAKDFSSKFPTIVVSKGT, from the coding sequence ATGCCCACTGCCGTTGTCGAAGCCGACCTGCTTGCCGCGCTGAAGTCCGTCACCGATCCCCACACGGGCAAGGACTTCGTCAGCAACCGCCAGCTCAAGAACCTCAGGATCGACGGCGACGACGTGGCCTTCGATCTCGAGCTCGGCTACCCCGCCAAGAGCCTGCATGGCCCGCTGCGCAAGCAGCTGATCGAGGCCGCGCGCAAGGTGCCGGGCGTGGGCAATGTCAGTGTCAACGTCTCCAGCCGCATCGTGGCCCATGCCGCGCAGCGCGGCGTGCAGCTGCTGGCGGGGGTGAAGAACATCATCGCCGTGGCCTCGGGCAAGGGCGGCGTGGGCAAGAGCACCACCGCGGCCAACCTGGCGCTGGCGCTGGCCGCCGAAGGTGCCACCGTGGGCATGCTGGACGCCGACATCTACGGCCCCAGCCAGCCGATGATGCTGGGCATCAGCGGCCGCCCCGAAAGCGTGGACGGCCAGAGCATCGAGCCGATGGAAGGCCACGGCCTGCAGGTGGCCTCGATCGGCTTTCTGGTCGACGACGACCAGGCCATGATCTGGCGCGGCCCGATGGCCACCCAGGCACTCGACCAGCTGCTGCGCCAGACCCGCTGGCGCGAGCTCGACTACCTGATCGTCGACATGCCGCCGGGCACCGGCGACATCCAGCTCACGCTGAGCCAGCGCGTGCCGATCACCGGCGCGCTGATCGTCACCACGCCGCAGGACATTGCGCTGCTCGACGCCAAGAAGGGCATCGCGATGTTCGACAAGGTGGGCGTGCCCATCCTGGGCATCGTGGAGAACATGGCGGTGTACTGCTGCCCGAACTGCGGCCACACCGAGCACATCTTCGGCGCCGACGGTGGCAAGACCATGGCCGCCGAGCGGGGCATCGACTATCTCGGCGCGCTGCCCTTGAACCGCAGCATCCGCGAGCAGGCCGACGCCGGCCGGCCGACCCTGGTGTCGGAGCCCGATGGCGAGATCTCGGCGCTGTACAAGAGCATGGCGCGCCAGGTGGCGGTGAAGATCGCCGAGAAGGCCAAGGACTTCTCCAGCAAGTTCCCGACCATCGTGGTGAGCAAGGGCACCTGA
- a CDS encoding SGNH/GDSL hydrolase family protein, with amino-acid sequence MPHRFQARSVAAAVLLCLAAATPSVHAFSGLVVVGDSLSDDGNLYALTGGTFPPPPYYQGRFADGPVAVEHLAAGLGTTGAAFTNLAIAGARTGADGNGGAGTGMLSQLAGFQASLGGGAADSGALYFVWGGANDLRGGVSIDTAVANLKSIVSSLHDLGAREFLLPNLPDLGLTPEGRASGAVGAAMATDASELFNSKLATAYAELALSWSDETFYFFDAMSAQRAITDGSPLNGFTNVTQSCISLGAGCTPASFLYWDGIHPTTAAHQILGAQMLAAVPEPATVLTMALGVLALLGHAARRRRQA; translated from the coding sequence ATGCCGCATCGCTTTCAAGCACGTTCCGTCGCAGCCGCCGTGCTGCTCTGCCTGGCCGCAGCCACGCCGTCGGTTCACGCGTTTTCGGGTTTGGTGGTGGTGGGCGACAGCCTGTCGGATGACGGCAACCTGTACGCCCTGACCGGCGGCACCTTCCCGCCGCCGCCGTACTACCAGGGCCGCTTCGCCGATGGGCCGGTGGCGGTTGAACACCTGGCCGCGGGCCTGGGCACCACCGGCGCAGCCTTCACCAACCTGGCGATCGCCGGCGCCCGGACCGGCGCCGACGGCAATGGCGGCGCCGGCACCGGCATGCTCAGCCAGCTGGCGGGCTTCCAGGCCTCGCTGGGCGGTGGCGCGGCCGATTCGGGCGCGCTGTACTTTGTGTGGGGCGGCGCCAACGACCTGCGTGGCGGCGTGTCCATCGACACCGCGGTGGCCAACCTCAAGAGCATCGTCAGCTCGCTGCACGACCTGGGCGCACGCGAGTTCCTGCTGCCCAACCTGCCCGACCTGGGCCTGACGCCCGAAGGCCGGGCCTCGGGCGCCGTGGGCGCGGCCATGGCCACCGACGCGTCGGAGCTGTTCAACAGCAAGCTGGCCACGGCCTATGCCGAACTGGCGCTGAGCTGGAGCGACGAGACCTTCTACTTCTTTGACGCCATGTCGGCGCAGCGCGCCATCACCGATGGCTCGCCGCTCAACGGCTTCACCAACGTCACGCAGAGCTGCATTTCGCTCGGCGCGGGCTGCACGCCGGCCAGCTTCCTGTACTGGGACGGCATCCACCCGACGACTGCCGCGCACCAGATCCTGGGCGCCCAGATGCTGGCGGCCGTGCCCGAGCCGGCCACGGTGCTGACCATGGCGCTGGGCGTGCTGGCCCTGCTGGGCCATGCGGCCCGTCGCCGTCGCCAGGCCTGA
- a CDS encoding recombination-associated protein RdgC, with protein MFKNLLIYRIVPEWTVDFVDLDAALGKARFAECGATQPMALGWTSPRGDAHAPLVESVAGHWLMSLMVERKLVPGSVIKRQVDALAAKIELETGRKPGRKAKQDLKDQAMLELLPQAFTKRGSVRVWIAPAERLLAVDCGSQSKADEVLTALTEALPGFAARPINTAVSPAAAMAEWLVSGEAPAGFTIDRDCELKAAEGEKPAVRYARHTLEIVEIREHIAAGKQPTRLALTWNGRVSFVLTEGLQVKRIGFEDGVFEKQPGASRDENFDADAAISTGELLPMIGDLLDALGGEQALGEPAAGTATPASAAAPAAAQAPAPASAGGGSTRPPASDIPPWENETAA; from the coding sequence GTGTTCAAGAACCTGCTGATCTACCGCATCGTCCCCGAGTGGACGGTGGACTTTGTCGACCTCGACGCCGCGCTGGGCAAGGCGCGCTTTGCCGAATGCGGCGCCACCCAGCCGATGGCGCTGGGCTGGACCAGCCCGCGCGGCGACGCCCATGCGCCGCTGGTGGAATCGGTGGCCGGCCACTGGCTGATGAGCCTGATGGTCGAGCGCAAGCTGGTGCCCGGCTCGGTGATCAAGCGCCAGGTGGATGCGCTGGCCGCCAAGATCGAGCTGGAAACCGGCCGCAAGCCCGGCCGCAAGGCCAAGCAGGACCTGAAGGACCAGGCCATGCTCGAGCTGCTGCCCCAGGCCTTCACCAAGCGCGGCAGCGTGCGCGTGTGGATCGCCCCGGCCGAGCGCCTGCTGGCGGTGGATTGCGGCAGCCAGAGCAAGGCCGACGAGGTGCTCACCGCCCTCACCGAGGCCCTGCCGGGCTTTGCGGCACGGCCGATCAATACTGCGGTGTCGCCGGCGGCGGCCATGGCCGAATGGCTGGTCAGCGGCGAGGCGCCGGCCGGCTTCACCATCGACCGCGACTGCGAGCTCAAGGCCGCCGAGGGCGAGAAGCCCGCGGTGCGCTACGCCCGCCACACGCTGGAGATCGTGGAGATCCGCGAGCACATCGCCGCCGGCAAGCAGCCCACCCGCCTGGCACTGACCTGGAACGGCCGCGTCAGCTTCGTGCTGACCGAGGGCCTGCAGGTCAAGCGCATCGGCTTCGAGGACGGCGTGTTCGAGAAGCAGCCCGGCGCCAGCCGCGACGAGAACTTCGACGCCGACGCGGCCATCAGCACCGGCGAACTGCTGCCGATGATCGGCGACCTGCTGGACGCGCTGGGCGGTGAACAGGCGCTGGGCGAGCCGGCAGCCGGCACCGCCACGCCGGCCAGCGCCGCAGCGCCTGCCGCGGCACAGGCACCCGCACCGGCGTCAGCAGGCGGCGGCAGCACCAGGCCCCCGGCCAGCGACATTCCGCCCTGGGAAAACGAAACGGCGGCCTGA
- the ahpF gene encoding alkyl hydroperoxide reductase subunit F: MLDSNTQAQLAAYFERISQPIELIASLDDSAGAAEIRELISEIAAIAPAKISTRFDGSFARRPSFQITRVGQDMGVHFAAVPMGHEFTSLVLALLWAGGHPPKVEPEVLEQIKALDGDFTFETYMSLTCHNCPDVVQAMNLLAVFNPRIRAVAIDGGLFQDEVEAKQIMAVPSVVLNGAAFGNGRMEVGEILARIDTGAARREAAKISEKAPYEVLIIGGGPAGAAAAVYAARKGIRTGIVAERFGGQTMDTLGIENFISVLETEGPKFAAALEAHVRHYGVDIITLQRVAKVDPAAMPGGHATVTLDNGATLKARTVILATGARWRNMNVPGEHEYRTKGVAYCPHCDGPLFKGKDVAVIGGGNSGVEAAIDLAGVVRSVTLLEFADQLKADQVLVDKLKSLPNVTIHVNAQTTEVTGDGQKMNGLKYKDRVSGAEHLLDLAGVFVQIGLVPNTEFIKGTVELSRFGEIVVDAKCHTSVPGIFAAGDVTTVPYKQIIIATGEGAKAALSAFDHLIRTPAPAASAG, translated from the coding sequence ATGCTCGACAGCAACACCCAAGCGCAGCTCGCCGCCTACTTCGAGCGCATCAGCCAGCCCATCGAGCTGATCGCCAGCCTCGATGACAGCGCCGGCGCGGCCGAGATCCGCGAGCTGATCAGCGAGATCGCGGCCATCGCCCCGGCCAAGATCAGCACCCGCTTCGACGGCAGCTTCGCGCGCCGGCCCAGCTTCCAGATCACCCGCGTGGGCCAGGACATGGGCGTGCACTTTGCCGCCGTGCCCATGGGCCACGAGTTCACCTCTCTGGTGCTGGCGCTGCTGTGGGCTGGCGGCCACCCGCCCAAGGTGGAGCCCGAGGTGCTCGAGCAGATCAAGGCCCTCGACGGTGATTTCACCTTCGAGACCTACATGAGCCTGACCTGCCACAACTGCCCCGACGTGGTGCAGGCCATGAACCTGCTGGCGGTGTTCAACCCGCGCATCCGCGCCGTGGCCATCGACGGCGGCCTGTTCCAGGACGAGGTCGAGGCCAAGCAGATCATGGCCGTGCCCAGCGTGGTGCTCAACGGCGCGGCCTTCGGCAACGGCCGCATGGAGGTGGGCGAGATCCTGGCCAGGATCGACACCGGCGCCGCCCGGCGCGAGGCCGCCAAGATCAGCGAGAAGGCGCCCTACGAGGTGCTGATCATCGGCGGCGGCCCGGCTGGCGCCGCGGCCGCGGTGTACGCGGCGCGCAAGGGCATCCGCACCGGCATCGTGGCCGAGCGCTTTGGCGGCCAGACCATGGACACGCTGGGCATCGAGAACTTCATCTCGGTGCTCGAGACCGAGGGCCCCAAGTTCGCCGCCGCGCTGGAAGCCCATGTGCGCCACTACGGCGTGGACATCATCACGCTGCAGCGCGTGGCCAAGGTCGACCCGGCGGCCATGCCCGGTGGCCACGCCACGGTGACACTGGACAACGGCGCCACGCTGAAGGCCCGCACCGTGATCCTGGCCACCGGCGCGCGCTGGCGCAACATGAACGTGCCCGGCGAGCACGAGTACCGCACCAAGGGCGTGGCCTACTGCCCGCACTGCGACGGCCCGCTGTTCAAGGGCAAGGACGTGGCGGTGATCGGCGGCGGCAACTCGGGCGTGGAAGCGGCGATCGACCTGGCCGGCGTGGTCAGGAGCGTCACCCTGCTCGAGTTTGCCGATCAGCTCAAGGCCGACCAGGTGCTGGTGGACAAGCTCAAGAGCCTGCCCAACGTCACGATCCATGTGAATGCGCAGACCACCGAGGTGACCGGCGACGGCCAGAAGATGAACGGCCTGAAGTACAAGGACCGCGTCTCGGGCGCCGAGCACCTGCTCGACCTGGCCGGCGTGTTCGTGCAGATCGGCCTGGTGCCCAACACCGAGTTCATCAAGGGCACGGTGGAGCTGAGCCGCTTTGGCGAGATCGTGGTCGACGCCAAGTGCCACACCAGCGTGCCGGGCATCTTTGCCGCCGGCGACGTCACCACCGTGCCCTACAAGCAGATCATCATCGCCACCGGCGAGGGCGCCAAGGCCGCACTGAGCGCCTTTGACCACCTGATCCGCACGCCGGCACCGGCGGCCTCGGCCGGCTGA
- the ahpC gene encoding alkyl hydroperoxide reductase subunit C yields the protein MSLINTPVQPFKTTAFVNRAGKGEFIEVTEASLKGKWSVLIFMPAAFTFNCPTEIEDAADNYAAFQAAGAEVYIVTTDTHFSHKVWHETSPAVGKAKFPLVGDPTHVLTNAFGVHIPEEGLALRGTFVINPEGLIKTAEVHSNEIARDVSETLRKLKAAQYTAANPGQVCPAKWKEGAKTLAPSLDLVGKI from the coding sequence CTGTCGCTGATCAACACCCCCGTCCAGCCGTTCAAGACCACCGCCTTCGTCAACCGCGCCGGCAAGGGCGAGTTCATCGAGGTCACCGAAGCCAGCCTGAAGGGCAAGTGGTCCGTGCTGATCTTCATGCCGGCCGCCTTCACCTTCAACTGCCCGACGGAAATCGAAGACGCCGCCGACAACTACGCCGCCTTCCAGGCCGCCGGCGCCGAGGTCTACATCGTCACCACCGACACGCATTTCTCGCACAAGGTGTGGCACGAAACCAGCCCGGCCGTGGGCAAGGCCAAGTTCCCGCTGGTGGGCGACCCCACCCACGTGCTGACCAACGCCTTCGGCGTGCACATCCCCGAAGAAGGCCTGGCGCTGCGTGGCACCTTCGTGATCAACCCCGAAGGCCTGATCAAGACCGCCGAAGTGCACAGCAACGAGATCGCCCGCGACGTCTCGGAAACCCTGCGCAAGCTCAAGGCCGCCCAGTACACCGCCGCCAACCCCGGCCAGGTGTGCCCGGCCAAGTGGAAGGAAGGCGCCAAGACCCTGGCGCCCAGCCTGGATCTGGTCGGCAAGATCTGA
- a CDS encoding PaaI family thioesterase — MSAIPEGFVPLPMPSGFIANNGPLYMRHEPRPGQAGADLVLMGFRVEPRHCNPMNNCHGGWLASFCDMVLPLSIHRKAPEVGHKFLPTINLTLDYLAPAPLGCWVQGEAQVLRSTHSLVFAQGLITADGVPAVRMSGIFKIGKAFVLTGDEGG; from the coding sequence ATGAGCGCCATCCCCGAAGGCTTTGTGCCGCTGCCCATGCCCAGCGGCTTCATCGCCAACAACGGCCCGCTGTACATGCGCCACGAGCCTCGGCCCGGGCAGGCCGGTGCCGATCTGGTGTTGATGGGCTTTCGGGTCGAGCCGCGCCACTGCAACCCGATGAACAACTGCCACGGCGGCTGGCTGGCCAGCTTCTGCGACATGGTGCTGCCGCTGTCCATCCACCGCAAGGCACCCGAGGTGGGCCACAAGTTCCTGCCCACCATCAACCTCACGCTCGACTACCTGGCCCCGGCGCCGCTGGGCTGCTGGGTGCAGGGCGAGGCCCAGGTGCTGCGCAGCACGCACAGCCTGGTGTTCGCCCAGGGCCTCATCACGGCCGACGGCGTGCCGGCGGTGCGCATGAGCGGGATTTTCAAGATCGGCAAGGCGTTTGTGCTCACTGGCGACGAGGGCGGCTGA
- a CDS encoding transglutaminase-like domain-containing protein has product MDNHSLAPTIMVDSEHPEVQAFARQHGHGATARERAVALYLAVRDGLRYDPYQIKLTPAGMKASTAIRHGLGWCVPKATALAAVCRAAGIPARLGFADVRNHLSTERMRQRMQTDVFYWHGYTEIWLDGAWRKATPAFNLSLCERFGLLPLEFDGVADSIYHPCDREGRRHMEYLAQRGCFNDVPLAAMRADFDRHYPGLHDTGGDFLADVARETGAAAQ; this is encoded by the coding sequence ATGGACAACCACAGCCTGGCCCCGACCATCATGGTCGACAGCGAGCATCCCGAGGTGCAGGCCTTTGCCCGCCAGCATGGCCACGGCGCCACGGCGCGCGAGCGCGCGGTGGCGCTGTACCTGGCGGTGCGCGACGGCCTGCGCTACGACCCCTACCAGATCAAGCTCACGCCCGCCGGCATGAAGGCCAGCACCGCCATCCGCCACGGCCTGGGCTGGTGCGTGCCCAAGGCCACGGCGCTGGCCGCCGTGTGCCGAGCCGCCGGCATTCCGGCGCGGCTGGGCTTTGCCGACGTGCGCAACCACCTCAGCACCGAGCGCATGCGCCAGCGCATGCAGACCGATGTCTTCTACTGGCATGGCTACACCGAGATCTGGCTCGATGGCGCCTGGCGCAAGGCCACGCCGGCCTTCAACCTGTCGCTGTGCGAGCGCTTCGGCCTGCTGCCGCTCGAGTTTGATGGCGTGGCCGACTCGATCTACCACCCCTGCGACCGCGAGGGCCGGCGCCACATGGAATACCTGGCCCAGCGCGGCTGCTTCAACGATGTGCCACTGGCGGCCATGCGGGCCGACTTTGACCGCCACTACCCCGGCCTGCACGACACCGGCGGCGATTTTCTGGCCGACGTGGCCCGCGAAACCGGGGCCGCGGCGCAATGA